In Zingiber officinale cultivar Zhangliang chromosome 1A, Zo_v1.1, whole genome shotgun sequence, a genomic segment contains:
- the LOC122023226 gene encoding calreticulin-like, with protein sequence MAIWRSRPLVAALATLIAAVSIVSADVYFEERFDDGWENRWIKSDWKKDENMAGEWNYTSGKWTGDAEDKGIQTSEDYRFYAISAEFPEFSNKDKTLVFQFSVKHEQKLDCGGGYIKLLSGEIDQKKFGGDTPYSIMFGPDICGYSTKKVHAIFTRDGKNHLIKKEVACETDQLTHVYTFIIRPDATYSILIDNNEKQTGSLYSDWDILPPKQIKDPDAKKPEDWDDKEYIPDPEDKKPEGYDDIPKEIPDTDAKKPEDWDDEEDGEWTAPTIPNPEYKGPWKQKKIKNPNYKGKWKAPLIDNPDFKDDPYIYAYPNLRYVGIELWQVKSGTLFDNILVSDDPEYAKKLVVETWGKNKDAEKAAFDEAEKKKEEEESKADESDVDAEDEDEAEDDAKSDSDAEDEKQTHDEL encoded by the exons ATGGCGATCTGGAGAAGTCGTCCTCTCGTTGCTGCCCTAGCGACACTGATCGCCGCCGTTTCCATCGTCTCCGCCGACGTTTACTTCGAGGAACGATTTGACG ATGGATGGGAGAATCGGTGGATCAAATCCGACTGGAAGAAGGATGAGAACATGGCAGGAGAATGGAACTACACTTCTGGAAAATGGACAGGCGATGCTGAAGACAAAG GAATCCAAACCTCTGAAGACTACAGATTCTATGCTATTTCAGCAGAGTTCCCTGAGTTCAGCAACAAAGACAAGACATTAGTGTTCCAATTCTCAGTAAAACATGAACAAAAACTTGACTGTGGCGGCGGTTACATTAAATTGCTTAGTGGTGAAATTGATCAGAAGAAATTTGGTGGAGATACACCTTACAG TATTATGTTCGGACCTGATATCTGTGGATACAGCACTAAAAAGGTTCATGCCATCTTCACACGTGATGGAAAGAACCACTTGATTAAAAAAGAAGTTGCATGCGAGACTGATCAGTTAACCCATGTGTATACTTTCATTATCCGTCCAGATGCTACATATAGCATTCTTATTGATAACAATGAGAAGCAAACAGGTAGTTTGTACAGCGATTGGGATATTCTTCCTCCAAAGCAAATCAAAGACCCTGATGCCAAGAAG CCTGAAGATTGGGATGACAAGGAGTACATCCCTGATCCAGAGGACAAGAAACCTGAG GGGTATGATGATATCCCCAAGGAGATTCCTGATACTGATGCTAAAAAG CCTGAAGATTGGGATGATGAAGAAGATGGTGAATGGACAGCACCGACCATTCCCAACCCTGAATACAAGGGTCCCTGGAAGCAAAAG aaaattaAGAATCCCAATTACAAGGGAAAATGGAAGGCACCGTTGATTGATAACCcag attTCAAGGATGATCCCTACATCTATGCTTACCCCAATTTGAGATATGTAGGCATTGAATTATGGCAG GTGAAATCTGGAACTCTGTTTGATAACATTTTGGTCTCTGATGATCCTGAATATGCCAAAAAGCTTGTTGTAGAAACTTGGGGCAAAAATAAAGAT GCTGAGAAGGCAGCATTTGATGAGGctgagaaaaagaaggaagaggag GAATCAAAAGCTGATGAGTCAGATGTAGAT GCTGAAGACGAGGATGAGGCAGAAGATGATGCAAAGTCTGATTCAGATGCCGAGGATGAAAAGCAGACTCAT GATGAGCTCTAG